From Camelina sativa cultivar DH55 chromosome 5, Cs, whole genome shotgun sequence:
atgccacctggttggtgtcgatcgacaccaagatccggatcatcaacgacaccagcttgctggttcacgacagcctgctcgttgacaacaggttcaggaatcacgtttctttctgcatcaagcttttgaccctgctcattgcgcaagtggccctcttgatccctcaaaacaccagcctcatcacgcatcagaatgaccgtattaaccatcttcagagatttagcggcttttctgttctcacgctcaagttttcccaactcttggtttgaaagcttcagaatTGGACTAGTCTTATTgttccttgtgttaggcttattaggcatacacctgaaacacacaagagagaagaaaacaaaagcgtgttagtttgaaaataaaaagaaaaatttagacaaaatctaaaactcaaatctaatggtagatcaatgAGTCctcggcaacggcgccaaaatttgatatgctcaaatttaccctagagctactctctcaaattaagagatcaatgcagtacttaggggtcgaattccacaNNNNNNNNNNNNNNNNNNNNNNNNNNNNNNNNNNNNNNNNNNNNNNNNNNNNNNNNNNNNNNNNNNNNNNNNNNNNNNNNNNNNNNNNNNNNNNNNNNNNNNNNNNNNNNNNNNNNNNNNNNNNNNNNNNNNNNNNNNNNNNNNNNNNNNNNNNNNNNNNNNNNNNNNNNNNNNNNNNNNNNNNNNNNNNNNNNNNNNNNNNNNNNNNNNNNNNNNNNNNNNNNNNNNNNNNNNNNNNNNNNNNNNNNNNNNNNNNNNNNNNNNNNNNNNNNNNNNNNNNNNNNNNNNNNNNNNNNNNNNNNNNNNNNNNNNNNNNNNNNNNNNNNNNNNNNNNNNNNNNNNNNNNNNNNNNNNNNNNNNNNNNNNNNNNNNNNNNNNNNNNNNNNNNNNNNNNNNNNNNNNNNNNNNNNNNNNNNNNNNNNNNNNNNNNNNNNNNNNNNNNNNNNNNNNNNNNNNNNNNNNNNNNNNNNNNNNNNNNNNNNNNNNNNNNNNNNNNNNNNNNNNNNNNNNNNNNNNNNNNNNNNNNNNNNNNNNNNNNNNNNNNNNNNNNNNNNNNNNNNNNNNNNNNNNNNNNNNNNNNNNNNNNNNNNNNNNNNNNNNNNNNNNNNNNNNNNNNNNNNNNNNNNNNNNNNNNNNNNNNNNNNNNNNNNNNNNNNNNNNNNNNNNNNNNNNNNNNNNNNNNNNNNNNNNNNNNNNNNNNNNNNNNNNNNNNNNNNNNNNNNNNNNNNNNNNNNNNNNNNNNNNNNNNNNNNNNNNNNNNNNNNNNNNNNNNNNNNNNNNNNNNNNNNNNNNNNNNNNNNNNNNNNNNNNNNNNNNNNNNNNNNNNNNNNNNNNNNNNNNNNNNNNNNNNNNNNNNNNNNNNNNNNNNNNNNNNNNNNNNNNNNNNNNNNNNNNNNNNNNNNNNNNNNNNNNNNNNNNNNNNNNNNNNNNNNNNNNNNNNNNNNNNNNNNNNNNNNNNNNNNNNNNNNNNNNNNNNNNNNNNNNNNNNNNNNNNNNNNNNNNNNNNNNNNNNNNNNNNNNNNNNNNNNNNNNNNNNNNNNNNNNNNNNNNNNNNNNNNNNNNNNNNNNNNNNNNNNNNNNNNNNNNNNNNNNNNNNNNNNNNNNNNNNNNNNNNNNNNNNNNNNNNNNNNNNNNNNNNNNNNNNNNNNNNNNNNNNNNNNNNNNNNNNNNNNNNNNNNNNNNNNNNNNNNNNNNNNNNNNNNNNNNNNNNNNNNNNNNNNNNNNagtattaattctagatggccaatcaaggattaatatgaagaacaacctaagatgaagatctagatagataatgaatcctaaataaacagatctaataattcataaaatccctgtgaaaaaccctaaacctaacaagcgaactactcagacatattcaatgaagaacaaaacatctttctgaataataagcaattgaaattaaaagagtaaagagggagttcaagaattcttctctcaaagcagttcagatctctctcccaaaagctctcaagaTCTCACAGGGTtgtaggaaaaataaaactctctaGAAAAAGACTTAAGGGTttgcaaaaacctaaaaactatatatatatatgtcctaaaacacgtcagggactagtcttgcaaatatggaaaacttcgggcaactttgtaaaacttccaaatttggctctctcgtcggtttggaatgggtgtcgatcgatgctaaggcagtgtcgatcgacaccatctcctctgatcgattccaagttgatttcttgcggattattgctccaaactgatccaaattgctccactttgctgcttccatgctaaaaacctgtaaagactcaaaaacaatatagaaacaaatgaaaagacactaaaagactctttatatcatagttaaaaaccacaaaaaccatgatatatcaggcTCCATGGTTAATTTCATGTTACTTACTCCAATACATCAGTCCACTGAAATATATTTCGAATTTTCAGTATGAGATGCTAGCCTAACCATCATCTGATGACAGGACATAATGCAAAATTTGATACATAATTGCCATTGTTACTTTCCAAGCCATGAGATTGTAAAACTCctaaaaaatttagtttcttGCAGCACCCTAAGAAAAGCCATGTTCAACATATTATTTCCAAAATCatgttatatatttcatatagttttccaatttttttttttttttttttttttttttttttttttNATTtagtgaaaaataataattaatctaTGGTCATTGTTTCTGTCCATGATCATTTTCCCTATGTTCTTACTTAGTGTAAGAATATACATAATTTAACAACGTCCTCCATAAGATACCATCATACCGTCATCATTTTCAGTGAGCTGGAGCAGGTACACCAACCGCAGGTATCATTACATATTCACACGACCTTTCACTTTCTAGAATGTCCTCTCCTCCATCTATAATTATGTCTACATGCATCAAACCATAAAATGCAATTGTAGCCACAAAACCCACTAAAGTCCATCCTCTCCACTCTCCAGTCTCCGCCATGGCCAGTTTTCTCTCATTATTTCTAATTTCTTCTCTAACTCTAGCCGCCGTCCTAATTTCCGTCACAGGAGAAACCCTCGAATCTGATTTCTTGCATCACAAGAAAGAGAAGCTTACTCATTTCAGAGTATACTGGCACGACATCGTAAGCGGCCAAGACCCGACTTCGGTAACAATCATGAATCCTCCAAAAAACTATACAGGGGCAACGGGTTTTGGTCTAATGCGTATGATTGATAACCCTTTAACGCTCGCCCCAATATTAAGCTCCAAAATGGTGGGAAGGGCACAAGGCTTTTATGCGATTACATCTAAAGAAGAGATAGGGTTATTGATGGCTATGAATTTCGCGATTATTGATGGGAAATACAATGGAAGCACGATCACAGTATTAGGAAGAAACTCGGTGTTCGATAAGGTGAGGGAGATGCCGGTGATCGGAGGAAGTGGACTTTTCCGATTTGCTAGGGGTTATGTTCAGGCAAGAACGCATGTGTTTGATCTCAAGACAGGGAACGCTGTAGTAGAGTATAATTGCTATGTTTTGCACTactgattcttcttcatttctagtttataatacttttttttcttttggtttggttttttccttttcacaTAGTGGTGGTGGGAGACAGTGTCTTTTGTCACTTAAACTAATTTTCCTAGATGCgtgaatttatgatttttgcTTTCTTAATGCCTACGTACTCATCATACTATACTAAAGATGAAAAGTGTAAGATTGTATGTAATGTCCGTGAGGAGTATGTGTTATTGATACGTCAATATATAAGGTGTACAAGAGTATCCTAACTACCAAAGATATCATATACAACTGTAAATATTTGGATATAGACAAATATATTCTAACACTCCCCCGTAGTCAAAGTGGGAGGAAGGCGGACGCTCAGGCTGGACCGGAAGTCGAGAAACAAAGGAGACGGTAGccctttggtgaagatgtcggCGTACTGATAGGCCGACGAGACATGGAGTACACTAATCTGACCAAGAGCGACATGTTCCCGGACAAAATGAATGTCAATTTCAATATGCTTCGTCCGATGATGCTGAACCGGATTGGCAGAGAGGTACACGGCACTCACATTTTCACAGTAAACCAACGTAGCCTTGTTGAGCGGGAGATGGAGCTCGAGTAGAAGATTACAGAGCCAGGAGGCTTCGGCGACGACATTGGCAAGTCCCTCTATACTCTGCTTCAGCACTTGATCTTGAGGCAGTATGTTGGCACTTAGCAGACCAAGAAACCAAGTTATCTCCAAGAAAGACACAATACCCGGATGTGGAGCGGCGAGTGTCGGAGCAACCTGCCTAGTCCGCGTCAGAATAAGCGACCAGATGATCAACGAATGAACGATAGAGCTGAAGACCATGTGCAAGTTTGCCCTTGAGGTACCAAAGAATTCGTTTCAACGCATTATAATGAGCTTCGCGAGGATCATGCATGTGAAGACAAATCTATTGGACGACATAAGAGATGTCCGGACGTGTGAAAGTGAGGTACTGCAGGGCACCGTCAAGGCTACGGTACAATGTAGGATCAGAAACGGGTGGTCCGGCATCCGCATGTAACTTAGGATTGGTATCCACCGGAGTGAGGCAAGAGCTGCAGTTTGTCATAGAGGCTCGAGCCAAAATCTCAGTCGCATACTGTCGTTGATGCAAGAACAGACCGGTTTTGGTGTGTGAGACTGCTATGCCAAGGAAGAAATGAAGGGCGCCAAGATTAGTCATCTCGAATTCAGAGTGTAAGGAAGCGATGATGGAGTTGAGGAGTGATACTAgaatttttgtgtgtcttatcctagcaggtctcaattaaccttatgtagttgtagtacttaaggtgtcaatccaaatgggaaactttactagcaatcaagatgcaatcaagaaatcacaagtcaagccaattcaaagagagtttttgtctaacagtcctatAATGATGACGATACGAAACGAAAATAAGTCACAGAATTAGAAACGATAATGCATGAAAAaggcgaaaatgaataaaaacataaacgagtctaagcatgaactaaaaggcaagaaacgaaacagcctcaggaatgtaataaaaatcagaaagaaagaggtcctaaggatgggagtaattgatgtcggtggagtatcctagtctatagagtatttaacatgctacaagcaaaccatccctaaataatgaacatcacttcttagctactccaatctcttgacagaagctactcaaactcaaccacttccaaacctagctctcgctagagaaacatgatcaagcatgacatgaaaaacaagttcattcacgtcaacaaacatcctagacaactaatctcttaggctaggaacgtaagtgtctggcactagttggtcagacatttcatcgaacaccttttggatgcggaaatgtccaaaacccagttccaattgatcagagagaaactagtatttctaattctagtccagaagggaatcatacaatcaaagcttaaacactctacatcNNNNNNNNNNNNNNNNNNNNNNNNNNNNNNNNNNNNNNNNNNNNNNNNNNNNNNNNNNNNNNNNNNNNNNNNNNNNNNNNNNNNNNNNNNNNNNNNNNNNNNNNNNNNNNNNNNNNNNNNNNNNNNNNNNNNNNNNNNNNNNNNNNNNNNNNNNNNNNNNNNNNNNNNNNNNNNNNNNNNNNNNNNNNNNNNNNNNNNNNNNNNNNNNNNNNNNNNNNNNNNNNNNNNNNNNNNNNNNNNNNNNNNNNNNNNNNNNNNNNNNNNNNNNNNNNNNNNNNNNNNNNNNNNNNNNNNNNNNNNNNNNNNNNNNNNNNNNNNNNNNNNNNNNNNNNNNNNNNNNNNNNNNNNNNNNNNNNNNNNNNNNNNNNNNNNNNNNNNNNNNNNNNNNNNNNNNNNNNNNNNNNNNNNNNNNNNNNNNNNNNNNNNNNNNNNNNNNNNNNNNNNNNNNNNNNNNNNNNNNNNNNNNNNNNNNNNNNNNNNNNNNNNNNNNNNNNNNNNNNNNNNNNNNNNNNNNNNNNNNNNNNNNNNNNNNNNNNNNNNNNNNNNNNNNNNNNNNNNNNNNNNNNNNNNNNNNNNNNNNNNNNNNNNNNNNNNNNNNNNNNNNNNNNNNNNNNNNNNNNNNNNNNNNNNNNNNNNNNNNNNNNNNNNNNNNNNNNNNNNNNNNNNNNNNNNNNNNNNNNNNNNNNNNNNNNNNNNNNNNNNNNNNNNNNNNNNNNNNNNNNNNNNNNNNNNNNNNNNNNNNNNNNNNNNNNNNNNNNNNNNNNNNNNNNNNNNNNNNNNNNNNNNNNNNNNNNNNNNNNNNNNNNNNNNNNNNNNNNNNNNNNNNNNNNNNNNNNNNNNNNNNNNNNNNNNNNNNNNNNNNNNNNNNNNNNNNNNNNNNNNNNNNNNNNNNNNNNNNNNNNNNNNNNNNNNNNaccacttccaaacctagctctcgctagagaaacatgatcaagcatggcatgaaaaacaagttcattcacgtcaacaaacatcctagacaactaatctcttaggctaggaacgtaagtctctggcactagttggtcagacatttcatcgaacaccttttgggtgcggagaTGTCCAAAAcccagttccaattgatcagagagaaactagtatttctaattctagtccagaagggagtcatacaatcaaagcttaaacactctacatcctaagatcctccacctaatctatcccatcctcaagaactactacactactcagatccgaaattCATCATCAAGCATGCAAACACATaaatcattgaatcaagcatcattagGTGGATAAAAATAAGGTGAACAACTTTGTaaaaggaatcaaatgcaaaatctcaataatctcaaagatatcggaaATNATGATCAACGAATGAACGATAGAGCTGAAGACCATGTGCAAGTTTGCCCTTGAGGTACCAAAGAATTCGTTTCAACGCATTATAATGAGCTTCGCGAGGATCATGCATGTGAAGACAAATCTATTGGACGACATAAGAGATGTCCGGACGTGTGAAAGTGAGGTACTGCAGGGCACCGTCAAGGCTACGGTACAATGTAGGATCAGAAACGGGTGGTCCGGCATCCGCATGTAACTTAGGATTGGTATCCACCGGAGTGAGGCAAGAGCTGCAGTTTGTCATAGAGGCTCGAGCCAAAATCTCAGTCGCATACTGTCGTTGATGCAAGAACAGACCGGTTTTGGTGTGTGAGACTGCTATGCCAAGGAAGAAATGAAGGGCGCCAAGATTAGTCATCTCGAATTCAGAGTGTAAGGAAGCGATGATGGAGTTGAGGAGTGATACTAgaatttttgtgtgtcttatcctagcaggtctcaattaaccttatgtagttgtagtacttaaggtgtcaatccaaatgggaaactttactagcaatcaagatgcaatcaagaaatcacaagtcaagccaattcaaagagagtttttgtctaacagtcctatAATGATGACGATACGAAACGAAAATAAGTCACAGAATTAGAAACGATAATGCATGAAAAaggcgaaaatgaataaaaacataaacgagtctaagcatgaactaaaaggcaagaaacgaaacagcctcaggaatgtaataaaaatcagaaagaaagaggtcctaaggatgggagtaattgatgtcggtggagtatcctagtctatagagtatttaacatgctacaagcaaaccatccctaaataatgaacatcacttcttagctactccaatctcttgacagaagctactcaaactcaaccacttccaaacctagctctcgctagagaaacatgatcaagcatgacatgaaaaacaagttcattcacgtcaacaaacatcctagacaactaatctcttaggctaggaacgtaagtgtctggcactagttggtcagacatttcatcgaacaccttttggatgcggaaatgtctaaaacccagttccaattgatcagagagaaactagtatttctaattctagtccagaagggaatcatacaatcaaagcttaaacactctacatcataagatcctccacctaatctatcccatcctcaagaactaccacactactcagatccgaaaatcatcatcaaggataaaaactaagaaaacattgaatcaagcatcctaagatagataaaaatgagatgaacaagtttgtagaagaaatcgaatgcaaaaactcaatgaattaaaagatatctggatacaaagtctcagaacgtttttggaggctaggtaaaaccttaggaaccaaaacgagataaaagctAAGATGTTCgagtgaaaacttaacaaaacgtatttacagtaaaacatggaaatctctaaaacataaaacgacaatatagaacgtcggttcgggaatcctTCTCGGACGCGTCTTCAAGACAAAACCAGGACGTCGGTTTAAGAGCATCGATCNtacaagcaaaccatccctaaataatgaacatcacttcttagctactccaatctcttgacagaagctactcaaactcaaccacttccaaacctagctctcgctagagaaacatgatcaagcatggcatgaaaaataAGTTCATTCActtcaacaaacatcctagacaactaagctcttaggctaggaacgtaagtgtctggcactagttggtcagacatttcatcgaacaccttttggatgcggaaatgtctaaaacccagttccaattgatcagagagaaactagtattctaactctagtcc
This genomic window contains:
- the LOC104787249 gene encoding dirigent protein 19-like gives rise to the protein MASFLSLFLISSLTLAAVLISVTGETLESDFLHHKKEKLTHFRVYWHDIVSGQDPTSVTIMNPPKNYTGATGFGLMRMIDNPLTLAPILSSKMVGRAQGFYAITSKEEIGLLMAMNFAIIDGKYNGSTITVLGRNSVFDKVREMPVIGGSGLFRFARGYVQARTHVFDLKTGNAVVEYNCYVLHY